In Phocoena phocoena chromosome 11, mPhoPho1.1, whole genome shotgun sequence, one DNA window encodes the following:
- the KDELR3 gene encoding ER lumen protein-retaining receptor 3, which yields MNVFRILGDLSHLLAMILLLGKIWRSKCCTGISGKSQILFALVFTTRYLDLFTNFISIYNTVMKVVFLLCAYVTVYMIYGKFQKTFDSENDTFRLEFLLVPVIGLSFLENYSFTPLEILWTFSIYLESVAILPQLFMISKTGEAETITTHYLFFLGLYRALYLANWIRRYQTENFYDQIAVVSGVVQTIFYCDFFYLYVTKVLKGKKLSLPMPI from the exons ATGAACGTGTTTCGTATCCTGGGCGACCTGAGCCACCTCCTGGCCATGATCTTGCTACTGGGGAAGATCTGGCGCTCCAAGTGCTGCACGG GCATCTCCGGGAAGAGCCAGATCCTTTTCGCTCTTGTCTTCACCACCAGGTACCTGGACCTGTTCACCAACTTTATCTCCATCTACAACACAGTAATGAAG GTGGTTTTTCTCCTCTGTGCCTATGTCACGGTGTACATGATCTATGGGAAATTCCAGAAAACATTTGACAGTGAGAATGACACATTCCGCCTGGAGTTTCTTCTGGTCCCAGTCATTGGCCTCTCCTTCCTTGAAAACTACAGTTTCACTCCTCTGGAG ATCCTCTGGACTTTCTCTATCTACCTGGAATCAGTGGCCATCCTGCCCCAGCTCTTCATGATCAGCAAGACTGGAGAGGCTGAGACCATTACTACTCATTACCTGTTCTTTCTTGGGCTATACCGGGCCCTCTACTTGGCTAACTGGATCAGGCGGTACCAGACTGAGAATTTCTATGACCAAATTGCAGTGGTGTCTGGGGTAGTACAAACCATCTTCTACTGTGACTTCTTCTACTTGTATGTGACCAAAG